The Synechocystis sp. PCC 7509 genome includes a window with the following:
- a CDS encoding type II toxin-antitoxin system VapC family toxin: protein MNGSYLLDTNIVIALFADEIEVKNSLAKANEVFISSITVGELYYGAKKSARSTENLERIKNFVASITVLGCDLKTAYCYGEVKNKLRFKGKPLPENDIWIAAITLQYNLTLVTRDAHFREVENLQTITW from the coding sequence ATGAATGGTAGTTACTTGCTGGATACCAATATTGTTATTGCGCTGTTTGCAGATGAGATAGAAGTTAAAAACAGCCTTGCAAAGGCTAACGAAGTTTTTATTTCCAGCATTACGGTTGGTGAATTGTACTATGGCGCAAAAAAATCCGCGCGTTCAACGGAGAATTTGGAACGAATTAAAAATTTTGTCGCTAGTATTACGGTGCTTGGGTGCGATCTAAAAACGGCTTATTGCTATGGAGAGGTTAAAAATAAGCTGCGTTTTAAAGGTAAACCACTACCTGAAAATGATATTTGGATTGCTGCTATTACACTTCAATATAATCTTACGCTCGTTACACGCGATGCTCATTTTCGGGAAGTTGAAAATCTGCAAACTATTACTTGGTAA
- a CDS encoding urease accessory protein UreD, which translates to MGKIEQKFNNWHGNLNLVYAQHQGKTQVIHSQMKAPLKVQRPFYPEGGVCHSVVLHTAGGIVGGDRNNLSFHLQPHSQSLITTATASKIYRSNGLLAKQNIQMQVDTDACLEWLPQETIVFDGAIYRQDLQVELAPGAKWLGWEITRFGRTAKGERFLHGDWKSHTEVWQQGLPLWIDRQWLPAGEKIIDSPHGLAGLPIVGSLAWIGQPVEPEIVEKARVLFPNNSSSQGGVTRLPMGLLCRYRGSSSTEVRNWFTEIWQLLRSPYLNRSICLPRVWQR; encoded by the coding sequence ATGGGCAAAATTGAACAAAAATTTAATAACTGGCATGGCAACCTTAATTTAGTTTATGCCCAGCATCAAGGCAAAACTCAGGTAATTCATAGTCAAATGAAAGCACCACTAAAAGTACAACGTCCGTTTTATCCAGAAGGCGGGGTTTGTCATAGTGTAGTGTTGCATACGGCGGGGGGAATTGTGGGAGGCGATCGCAATAATCTATCTTTTCACCTCCAACCCCACTCCCAATCCTTGATTACGACTGCAACGGCAAGTAAAATTTATCGCAGTAATGGCTTGCTTGCAAAGCAAAATATCCAAATGCAAGTAGATACAGATGCTTGTCTAGAATGGTTGCCTCAAGAAACGATTGTATTTGATGGGGCAATATATCGCCAAGACTTGCAAGTAGAATTAGCACCAGGCGCTAAATGGTTGGGTTGGGAAATTACTAGGTTTGGACGCACAGCAAAAGGAGAAAGGTTTTTACACGGCGATTGGAAATCTCATACAGAAGTTTGGCAGCAAGGCTTACCCTTATGGATAGATAGACAATGGCTACCCGCCGGAGAAAAAATTATTGATAGTCCTCATGGTTTAGCTGGATTACCAATTGTGGGAAGTTTAGCTTGGATTGGGCAACCTGTAGAACCAGAAATAGTCGAGAAAGCAAGGGTTTTGTTTCCTAATAATAGTAGTAGCCAAGGTGGGGTAACTCGCTTGCCAATGGGCTTATTGTGTCGTTATCGTGGATCTTCGTCAACAGAAGTGCGAAACTGGTTTACGGAGATTTGGCAATTATTGCGATCGCCCTATTTAAACCGATCTATTTGTCTACCGAGAGTTTGGCAACGATAA
- the ureA gene encoding urease subunit gamma translates to MQLTPQEKDKLLIFTAALVAERRKERGLKLNYPETVAYLSAAILEGARDGRTVAELMTYGTTLLTRDEVMEGVPEMIADVQVEATFPDGTKLVTVHNPIL, encoded by the coding sequence ATGCAACTTACTCCCCAAGAAAAAGATAAATTACTAATTTTTACGGCGGCTTTGGTGGCAGAAAGACGCAAGGAAAGAGGCTTAAAGCTAAATTACCCCGAAACTGTCGCCTACCTCTCCGCAGCGATATTAGAAGGTGCTAGAGATGGGCGGACTGTAGCCGAATTAATGACTTATGGCACAACTCTATTAACGCGAGATGAGGTAATGGAAGGCGTACCAGAAATGATTGCCGACGTACAGGTAGAAGCAACTTTTCCTGATGGCACAAAATTAGTTACCGTTCACAATCCAATTTTGTAG
- a CDS encoding peptide ligase PGM1-related protein, with the protein MQIIDGSLLSEQEIKFRQLQASLREHWHTVQDFDRSDGDILVIPSLSLDRRELLKIDGVHHYEERLLFSLIRLQNPRTRLIYVTSQPLHPSVIDYYLQLLPGIPFSHARDRLLLLSTYDSSNKPLTQKILERPRLMARLRQALRPGKSFMICYNSSNWERDLSVEIGVPLYACDPSLQIWGTKSGSRQIFAESGIPYPDGTNESLWNVEELVAAISELWKCKPQLKRLVVKLNEGISGEANALFDLRPIQNISSQEKPEAIKQQLQQMRFQAKSENWENFSGRIPEIGAIVEEFVEGEEKRSPSVQGRITPNGEVEILSTHDQILGGPDGQIYLGCRFPADIAYRMRIQDLGLKVGRVLAEKGALERFGVDFIAVRHPGNEGDYWDIQAIEINLRKGGTTHPFMTLKLLTNGRYDLSTGLFYSQQGREKYYTATDNLQKERYKGLLPNDLMDIIATNRLHFDSGTETGIIFHLMGCLSEFGKLGVTSIGDSPQQAQEIYNRLVKVLDEETRNLSEPDLAFNHNFV; encoded by the coding sequence ATGCAAATAATAGATGGTTCTCTTTTATCAGAACAAGAAATAAAATTTCGCCAATTGCAGGCAAGTTTGCGCGAACACTGGCATACGGTGCAGGATTTCGATCGCAGTGATGGAGATATTTTAGTCATTCCATCTCTAAGCTTAGATCGGCGGGAATTGCTGAAAATTGACGGCGTTCACCACTACGAAGAAAGATTGTTATTTTCCTTGATTCGCTTGCAAAATCCCCGCACTCGACTAATTTATGTTACGTCTCAACCACTGCATCCCAGTGTTATAGATTACTATTTGCAGTTGTTGCCGGGGATACCTTTTTCTCATGCGCGCGATCGCTTACTATTACTTTCTACCTACGATTCTTCTAACAAACCCCTAACTCAAAAAATCTTAGAACGTCCCCGGTTGATGGCGCGATTGCGTCAAGCTTTACGTCCTGGAAAGTCTTTTATGATTTGTTATAACTCCTCCAATTGGGAGAGAGATTTATCTGTAGAAATTGGTGTACCGTTGTATGCTTGCGATCCCAGCTTGCAAATTTGGGGAACAAAAAGCGGTAGTAGACAAATCTTTGCCGAAAGTGGGATTCCTTACCCCGATGGCACTAACGAAAGCCTGTGGAATGTCGAGGAATTAGTTGCAGCTATTAGCGAACTGTGGAAATGCAAGCCGCAATTAAAACGCCTGGTAGTTAAACTCAATGAAGGAATTTCCGGCGAAGCTAATGCTTTATTTGATTTAAGACCAATTCAAAATATATCTTCCCAAGAAAAGCCTGAAGCTATTAAGCAACAATTACAGCAAATGCGCTTTCAAGCAAAATCGGAAAATTGGGAGAATTTTTCGGGGCGAATTCCTGAAATTGGGGCAATAGTAGAGGAGTTTGTCGAAGGGGAAGAAAAGCGCAGTCCTAGCGTCCAAGGGAGAATTACCCCCAATGGTGAAGTAGAAATATTATCTACCCACGACCAAATTTTAGGCGGTCCCGACGGACAAATATATCTTGGTTGTCGGTTTCCCGCCGATATTGCTTACCGGATGCGGATTCAAGACTTGGGGTTAAAAGTTGGCAGAGTTTTGGCGGAAAAAGGCGCGTTAGAGAGATTTGGAGTTGATTTTATTGCCGTGCGCCATCCTGGAAATGAGGGCGATTATTGGGATATTCAGGCGATCGAAATCAATTTGCGTAAAGGTGGTACTACTCACCCCTTTATGACCTTGAAACTGCTAACTAACGGACGTTACGACCTTTCCACCGGACTATTTTACAGCCAGCAGGGACGCGAAAAATATTATACTGCCACTGACAACCTGCAAAAAGAACGCTATAAAGGATTACTACCCAACGATTTGATGGATATTATCGCTACCAATCGGCTACATTTTGACTCTGGCACAGAAACGGGAATAATTTTTCACTTAATGGGTTGCCTTTCCGAGTTTGGCAAGCTTGGAGTTACAAGTATTGGCGATTCTCCGCAACAAGCACAGGAAATTTACAACCGCTTAGTTAAAGTGTTAGATGAAGAAACCCGCAATCTTAGCGAACCTGACTTAGCTTTTAATCATAATTTTGTTTAA
- a CDS encoding glucose-1-phosphate adenylyltransferase, whose amino-acid sequence MKKVLSIILGGGAGTRLYPLTKLRAKPAVPLAGKYRLIDIPVSNCINSEIYKIYVLTQFNSASLNRHIARAYSFAGFTEGFVEVLAAQQTPENPNWFQGTADAVRQYIWLLEEWDVDEYLILSGDHLYRMDYRLFVQRHRETGADITLSVVPISERLASDFGLMKIDDNGRIVDFSEKPKGDELRKMQVDTTILGLTKEEAQQKPYIASMGIYVFKKEVLIKLLKESLNQTDFGKEIIPAAAKDLNVQAYLFNGYWEDIGTIEAFYEANLALTKQPHPPFSFYDEEAPIYTRSRYLPPSKLLDCQVTESIIGEGCILRSCRIQHSVLGVRSRIESGCIIDDSLIMGADFYQPFAEEKSDCETTQVPLGIGSNSVIRRAIIDKNARIGCDVQIINKDRVQEAEKESQGFYIRSGIVVVMKNAVIKDGTII is encoded by the coding sequence ATGAAAAAAGTATTATCGATCATTTTAGGGGGCGGCGCTGGCACTCGGCTTTATCCCCTAACCAAGCTACGCGCCAAGCCCGCCGTACCCTTAGCAGGCAAATATCGCCTCATCGATATTCCTGTTAGTAATTGCATCAATTCAGAAATTTACAAAATTTATGTCCTGACGCAATTTAACTCCGCCTCTCTCAATCGTCACATTGCCCGTGCCTATAGTTTTGCTGGCTTTACCGAGGGCTTTGTGGAAGTATTAGCCGCCCAGCAAACTCCAGAAAACCCTAATTGGTTTCAAGGAACTGCCGATGCGGTACGTCAGTATATTTGGCTATTGGAGGAATGGGATGTTGATGAATACCTGATTTTGTCGGGAGATCATCTCTATCGCATGGATTACCGCTTATTTGTCCAACGTCACCGCGAAACCGGGGCAGATATTACCCTTTCGGTTGTTCCCATTTCTGAACGTTTGGCTTCTGACTTTGGGTTAATGAAAATTGACGACAATGGGCGAATAGTAGACTTTAGCGAAAAGCCCAAGGGTGACGAATTACGCAAAATGCAGGTTGATACAACCATTTTGGGTTTGACTAAAGAAGAAGCACAGCAAAAACCCTACATCGCTTCGATGGGGATTTATGTCTTCAAAAAAGAAGTTTTGATTAAACTTTTGAAAGAATCTTTAAATCAAACAGATTTTGGCAAAGAGATTATTCCGGCGGCGGCGAAGGATCTCAACGTTCAAGCTTACTTGTTTAATGGTTATTGGGAAGACATCGGGACGATAGAGGCATTTTATGAGGCTAATTTGGCGCTGACAAAGCAACCGCACCCGCCTTTTAGCTTTTATGATGAGGAAGCCCCAATTTACACTCGCTCTCGTTATTTGCCCCCCAGTAAGCTGCTAGATTGCCAGGTGACAGAATCAATTATTGGCGAAGGTTGCATTTTAAGAAGTTGTCGGATTCAGCATTCAGTTTTGGGAGTGCGATCGCGCATTGAATCAGGTTGTATTATTGATGACTCTTTAATTATGGGCGCAGACTTTTATCAACCCTTTGCTGAAGAAAAATCTGATTGTGAAACTACCCAAGTTCCTTTAGGAATTGGTTCAAATAGCGTTATTCGTCGCGCCATAATTGACAAAAATGCTCGGATTGGCTGCGATGTGCAGATAATTAATAAAGATCGCGTCCAAGAAGCCGAGAAAGAAAGTCAAGGTTTCTATATTCGTAGTGGCATTGTCGTGGTGATGAAAAATGCCGTAATTAAGGATGGGACGATAATTTAA
- a CDS encoding HD family phosphohydrolase: MKKLRLFDFQKNQGRQQKLLSHSRASTNQNFQKLGFLSSFVTSWLKLWRGLEKYHSIAVFCLTAIALTTVLGHRFYNQPRLAIGTIAPQTITAPYNVRVEDIETTKAERKAARTIAAPILKINETVNQQVQAQLQVVLDSINESRSIAGSFPFVETSTLSISVQRYLRSCPKSDWKLVTTTLLNQSGSKNQPSMPANNPTAEAIIELQAHSWRTSPQTVAKLINKITQIRQQYSQAKAQDISDSRELPNNLLLLELSDKEWKITQAAINNSSDRILTQGIAPGLPPDIIQSAINIQLKSPDPNTRLPKTVETWARELLIDVLQPNLVDDVAKTKKQAEYAALAVNTVMLEVQQGETIVTAGQEINHTAFVLLDRFDLSRREINWYGLWQLGFFVSAALGVFTLVKRQLGCNLQQRDRILAMLLTLSTILIATLGVNYTSLPAIGLLLGSFYGRSLGFAVIALVTVLLPASLGIDVDYLLAGAAGGVLASSLAGKMRSREELALLGVAVGLIEATVFLLIDFIFNQINIGWYVRWQQAGLVGLSGLAWSIVAIGLSPYLEYLFDLVTPIRLAELANPNRPLLKRLATNAPGTFQHTLFVSTLAEAAAKELACNVELVRAGTFYHDIGKLHDPQSFIENQMGGPNKHDEINNPWLSAEIIKKHVSAGLAMARKYRLPKAVRAFIPEHQGTILIAYFHHQAQQLAAEVDNPSGIVVDERNFRYDGPIPQSPETGIVMLADACEAALRSLKDATYEEALAMVNKILRSRWQDNQMINSGLTRDQMSRIAEIFVKVWLQFHHKRIAYPKASNS; the protein is encoded by the coding sequence ATGAAAAAACTGCGCTTGTTTGACTTCCAAAAGAACCAAGGGCGACAACAAAAGTTGTTAAGCCACTCGCGTGCAAGCACAAACCAAAATTTCCAAAAATTGGGATTTTTGAGTTCTTTTGTCACCTCCTGGTTAAAACTTTGGCGGGGGCTAGAAAAGTATCATTCTATAGCAGTTTTTTGTTTGACAGCGATCGCCTTAACTACAGTTTTAGGACATAGATTTTACAATCAACCGCGATTAGCTATAGGTACAATTGCCCCGCAAACTATTACCGCGCCTTACAACGTTCGCGTAGAAGACATTGAAACAACAAAAGCCGAACGCAAAGCCGCCCGAACCATTGCCGCACCGATATTAAAAATTAACGAAACAGTAAACCAACAAGTTCAAGCCCAACTGCAAGTAGTCCTCGATTCAATTAATGAAAGTCGGTCAATAGCTGGAAGTTTTCCCTTTGTTGAAACCTCAACTTTATCAATTTCCGTGCAACGTTATCTGCGTAGCTGCCCAAAATCAGACTGGAAATTAGTAACAACAACTTTACTAAATCAATCGGGTAGTAAAAATCAGCCCAGTATGCCAGCAAATAATCCCACAGCAGAAGCGATTATAGAATTGCAAGCTCATAGTTGGAGAACTTCGCCGCAAACAGTAGCTAAATTAATTAATAAAATTACTCAAATTCGGCAACAATACAGCCAAGCAAAAGCTCAAGACATCAGCGATAGTAGAGAATTACCAAACAACTTGTTGTTGCTGGAATTGTCAGATAAGGAGTGGAAAATCACCCAAGCGGCAATTAATAACAGTAGCGATCGCATCTTAACTCAAGGAATTGCCCCCGGTCTACCACCAGATATTATTCAATCCGCTATAAATATACAGTTAAAATCCCCCGATCCCAATACCCGATTACCAAAAACGGTCGAAACTTGGGCAAGGGAACTATTAATAGACGTTTTGCAACCAAACTTAGTTGACGACGTTGCCAAAACAAAAAAGCAAGCAGAGTATGCCGCCCTAGCAGTAAACACTGTAATGTTAGAAGTTCAGCAAGGTGAAACCATTGTCACGGCTGGACAAGAAATAAACCACACCGCCTTTGTCCTTTTAGATCGTTTTGATTTAAGTCGGCGGGAAATTAACTGGTACGGATTGTGGCAACTAGGATTTTTTGTCAGCGCCGCCTTGGGCGTTTTTACCCTAGTCAAAAGACAACTTGGTTGTAATTTACAGCAGCGCGATCGCATTTTAGCAATGTTGCTAACTTTGAGTACAATTTTGATTGCAACTTTAGGCGTAAACTATACAAGCTTGCCGGCTATTGGCTTGCTTTTAGGTAGTTTCTACGGTCGTTCTTTGGGGTTTGCAGTTATCGCCTTAGTAACCGTATTATTGCCAGCGAGCTTGGGTATAGACGTAGATTATTTGCTGGCAGGGGCGGCTGGGGGCGTACTTGCAAGTAGTTTAGCCGGAAAAATGCGATCGCGCGAAGAATTAGCTTTATTAGGCGTGGCGGTGGGTTTAATTGAAGCAACGGTATTTTTACTGATAGATTTTATTTTTAACCAAATTAATATTGGTTGGTATGTTCGCTGGCAACAAGCAGGATTAGTAGGGCTTTCGGGGTTAGCTTGGAGTATTGTCGCTATTGGCTTAAGCCCTTACTTAGAGTATCTATTTGACCTCGTAACTCCTATTCGCCTCGCCGAACTTGCTAACCCCAATCGACCACTCTTAAAACGTCTAGCAACGAACGCTCCTGGCACTTTTCAACACACTTTATTTGTATCAACTTTAGCGGAAGCCGCAGCCAAAGAACTTGCTTGTAATGTGGAGTTAGTCAGGGCAGGTACGTTTTATCACGATATTGGTAAATTACACGACCCCCAAAGCTTTATTGAAAATCAAATGGGTGGACCCAATAAGCACGACGAAATTAATAATCCTTGGTTGAGTGCGGAAATTATTAAAAAGCACGTCAGCGCCGGATTAGCTATGGCGCGCAAATACCGTTTGCCTAAAGCCGTTAGAGCCTTTATTCCCGAACACCAAGGCACGATTTTAATTGCTTATTTTCACCACCAAGCCCAGCAATTAGCCGCCGAGGTAGATAATCCATCAGGGATTGTGGTGGATGAAAGAAATTTTCGTTACGATGGCCCAATTCCTCAATCGCCGGAAACGGGGATAGTCATGTTGGCTGATGCTTGCGAGGCGGCATTAAGAAGCCTTAAAGATGCCACTTATGAAGAAGCTTTAGCAATGGTAAATAAAATATTGCGATCGCGCTGGCAAGATAATCAAATGATAAATTCGGGACTAACCCGCGATCAAATGTCTCGCATTGCCGAAATTTTTGTTAAAGTTTGGTTGCAATTTCATCACAAGCGAATTGCCTACCCCAAAGCTTCCAATAGCTAA
- the aroQ gene encoding type II 3-dehydroquinate dehydratase produces the protein MPKPLELFSILVLHGPNLNLLGKREPGIYGVVTLDEINCLLMSEASKLQVQILPLQSNHEGVLIDAIHNATEHHGILINAGAYTHTSVAIRDAISAMKKPTVEVHLSNIYQREAFRHHSYIASVAIGQISGFGAESYRLGLQALVHHLATN, from the coding sequence GTGCCAAAACCGTTGGAACTATTTAGTATTTTGGTGCTACACGGCCCAAATCTAAATCTTTTGGGAAAACGCGAACCAGGGATTTATGGTGTGGTGACATTGGATGAAATTAATTGCTTGTTAATGAGCGAAGCATCAAAGTTGCAGGTGCAAATCTTGCCACTGCAATCAAACCACGAAGGTGTATTAATCGACGCTATCCATAATGCGACCGAACATCACGGAATTTTAATTAATGCTGGTGCTTATACTCACACTAGCGTAGCAATTCGCGATGCAATTTCTGCTATGAAAAAGCCCACGGTGGAAGTTCATCTGAGTAACATTTATCAGCGTGAAGCTTTCCGCCATCACTCGTATATTGCATCAGTAGCTATTGGACAAATTAGCGGATTTGGCGCAGAAAGTTATCGACTAGGATTACAGGCGTTAGTTCATCATTTAGCTACAAACTGA
- a CDS encoding competence/damage-inducible protein A produces MSAEIICVGTELLLGSILNSNAQFLATQLASLGISHYYQTVVGDNPMRIKQVVEIAISRTREAEEIAQILIFTGGLGPTPDDLTHETLADFFGVTLVEHPEIVADITNKYAQRDRPMTPSNRKQALLPLGAKILPNQSGTAPGVIWESQAGLIIFTFPGVPSEMYQMWTQSAVPYLQSRGFGQQIIYSRTLKFWGIAESALAEKVVPFFDLSNPTVAPYASLGEVKLRVSALATSVAQAEQILQPVVEQLKLIAGKHYFGADDDTLASIVGQLLLASEKTLSVAESCTGGGLGQMLTTVPGSSQYFLGGVISYDNRVKTSLLKVDGQQLAAQGAVSAVVAEQMALGVKNLLGTTWGLSITGIAGPEGGSDHKPVGLVYVGLAMKNGQVTSFEFRFGDTKDRALIRHLSLCSALDCLRRQLLTA; encoded by the coding sequence ATGAGTGCGGAAATTATTTGTGTAGGAACAGAGTTATTGCTAGGCAGCATACTTAATAGTAATGCCCAGTTTTTAGCTACCCAATTAGCAAGTCTTGGGATTAGTCACTATTATCAAACGGTGGTTGGCGATAATCCAATGAGAATCAAGCAAGTTGTAGAAATTGCCATCTCTAGGACGCGCGAGGCTGAAGAAATAGCCCAAATTCTCATCTTTACTGGTGGACTTGGCCCTACACCCGACGATCTTACTCACGAAACTTTGGCAGACTTTTTTGGCGTGACTTTGGTAGAGCATCCCGAAATCGTTGCCGATATTACTAATAAATACGCCCAGCGCGATCGCCCAATGACCCCTAGCAACCGCAAGCAGGCACTGTTACCTCTAGGAGCGAAGATTTTACCCAATCAAAGCGGCACTGCCCCTGGAGTCATCTGGGAATCCCAAGCTGGGCTAATTATTTTTACCTTCCCTGGCGTACCCTCAGAAATGTATCAGATGTGGACGCAAAGTGCTGTCCCTTACTTGCAAAGTCGCGGCTTCGGTCAACAAATTATTTACAGCCGCACCTTGAAATTTTGGGGAATTGCCGAGTCAGCTTTAGCCGAAAAAGTAGTTCCCTTTTTTGACTTGTCTAATCCAACTGTTGCTCCTTATGCCAGTTTGGGCGAAGTTAAATTGCGCGTTTCGGCTCTAGCTACTTCTGTAGCCCAAGCAGAGCAAATACTACAGCCCGTAGTCGAACAATTAAAGCTAATTGCAGGCAAACATTACTTTGGCGCTGATGATGACACCTTAGCCTCCATTGTTGGGCAGCTACTTCTCGCCTCTGAGAAAACTTTAAGTGTGGCGGAGTCTTGCACGGGCGGCGGATTGGGACAGATGCTAACTACTGTGCCGGGAAGTTCTCAATATTTTCTCGGTGGTGTAATTTCCTATGACAATCGAGTAAAAACTTCTCTCCTCAAAGTTGATGGCCAACAATTGGCAGCACAAGGGGCTGTAAGTGCTGTAGTTGCCGAACAAATGGCGCTGGGTGTAAAAAATTTACTTGGGACTACCTGGGGCTTAAGCATTACCGGAATTGCGGGGCCAGAGGGCGGTAGCGACCATAAACCTGTTGGGCTAGTATATGTTGGTTTGGCAATGAAAAATGGTCAAGTCACAAGTTTTGAGTTTCGCTTTGGAGACACAAAAGACCGGGCTTTAATACGTCACCTCAGCCTTTGCAGCGCTCTTGATTGTCTCCGCCGTCAACTATTAACGGCATAA